In Nitratireductor mangrovi, the genomic window GATCGATGCCGCGCGCCGCCTCCAGCGCGAGGGCCTCGTCATCGAGAGGCTTGCCGTCTGCCAGCAGAGCATGACCGACGGCTCGGTAGGTGAGCCCGGTATCGAGGTGGCGCAACCCGTATCGGACCGCCAGCCGGCGCGCCAGCGTGCCCTTGCCGGACGCGGCCGGCCCGTCGATGGCGATGATCAAGCTCATGCCGGGGTTGAAGCGGAAGGCATGTCGAAAGGCAAGGGCGCGATGACGCGGGCGATCATTCTTCTTCCGCCGGCCGGCGCTTGCGCTTTCCGCGCGCCACTCGGCCTGCAGCGCGCCTAGCGGAGGATCGATGCACCGCCTGCCTTCAAGCCGTCTCAAAGGGGAAGGGCGTCGGTTCCCAGAGATGCTCGATCTTGAAGTTTTTTGCCGTGATCGCTTCCCATTCGTGGAGGAGCGCGGCAATACCCGCGTGGTCATGTTTTTCGAGAAGAGAAACCAGCGACTGCGTCTTGCTAAACTCTGGGTTGGCAAACCACTCGCTGCGGTGTTTGCTGACGAGGTAATGCGCGATCTCGAAATGTCCCAATGCAAGTTCCAGGCGGAAATGCATGGCCGGCCACGATGCGATCGGCTGAAGGCAATGGATCCGAAGCCGATAGTATGTTTCGAACGAATCAACCGACCTTAGGAATGGTATCGTGTGCTCTTCGATCAGCGCACACAGCGTGTCCGATTGAGCTTGCTCGTCCAGATCGCCATAGAAGTCTGGGCCCGTGCTGTAACGATGGTACAAGATGAAACCGTCAATGCCCGGTGAAGGCTGCATGAAGAGCAGGTCCGTCACGGACCAAGCGGGTCGAAAGATGCCCTTCATGGAGGTCTGGTCGAGGTGAATGGACCGAAGCACATTGCGAATTGGTAGCAGCACGGCCCGGTCTCTTGTGTAGACGACATCGGAATTGCGCCTCAAGAGGGGCGTAAGCAGGCGTTTCGTGCGAGATGGGCTGCTCATGCGACCTACTTCACTTTACCCTCACTTCGATAACGAGGATACGGCGTGTCCGTGGGTAGACGCTGTAAACATTGTCTGCGATTTCGTGAATACGACCTCCGCTCAGACGCCTTTTGCCGGTTTTCAGATCGTAGACACATACCAGGTCGCCGAGTCTCTCGAAGATGTCGATTCGAATCGAATCTCGCATACCGTAATTTGATACCTCAGCGCGCCTATCTTCGGCTGCCTTAAGAATTGATAGCTCCGCCCGGAAGTCATCGTTCGCAAGCTTGTCGACTTCCTTCTTGACCTTGACGTGGATGTCGGTCCCTCTAGCCGCTGCGCTACGGTACAATCCCTGAGGCGAACTGGCGGCAGCGCCCTCCGCGAGTTCCTTTACCAGTCCAGACTTCTTGCAAAGCGTGTCGATCTCCTGGTCCGCTCTCTGCCCAAGCCATTCAGCTTGAAGCCTCGGTCGCCCGTCGCGGCTCAGGAACTCAGTAGCGTTGAATACGGCGACGGCCGCCAGACCAGGAGTTTCCAGACTGGAGAGCCAATTGAATAGAGCGGCCCCTGCAAGTAGCGTGTCGTTGGCACTGCGTGAGTCGATGAAGGCTGGCGTCGGGATGGGCTGTGGCTTGGGACCGTTCGCGGTCCAGACGGCCTCGCTGATGAGGCGCCCTTTGCTGTCGATCACCCGGAAAGTGTCGCCATCGTTCTCGAAAGTGAAGCGAACTCCATCTTTCAGGGTGACCGTATTCCGTTCAGCCCGTGGAGACAGTGGTTCTGCGCCAATTCGGCTGCCATCGCGGTTCGTCACCGTTCGCGAGACGAGCTTCCCGTCGGAGCGACGGTGGCTTTCGGCATAGGATGACCAGGGTTTGTCGCCGGAACGGTCGCGGACAATGCGTGTATTCAGCGATCCGTCAGCGCTGGTCGTTGCTGATGTGTGCGAACGGCGCCCCCTTCCCAGCCTCGCCGACGGCCCGCGGCCCATCTCCCCGGCTGTCCATTGCCCGCCATCCGGGTTGCCTGCCGGCACGCGCGGTTGGTTGGGATTGAAACCGGCCTTCATTCGAAGCCGCTCGAACGCGAAACGAAGGCGTAGCGCCGCCATCTCGGCTCGGATACGCACCATGACGTTTGTGTCAGGCAAGCAAGGAATAGGCATCGACGGCTCCTTTCTTCGGAGCCTGAAGAGTAAGAGGAATTATGTCCTAGTGGACAAGATTCCGCTCGTCAGCCCTCACACGCCCCTGGTGATGCCGCCGTCGATGCGAAAGTTCTGGCCGGTGATGTAGCCGGATTTTTCCGACGCCAGGAAGGCGATCAGCTCGGCCACTTCGTCGACCGTGCCGTAGCGGCCCATCGGGATGCGGCTGCGGCGGTCTTCCTTCTCCGGCAGGGAATCGATGAAGCCCGGCAGGACGTTGTTCATGCGGATATTGGCGCCGGCATATTCGTCGGCGAAAAGCTTGGTGAAGGCGGCGAGACCGGCGCGGAAGACGCCGGAGGTCGGAAACGCCGCCTCAGGCTCGAAGGTGGCGTAGGTCGAGATGTTGACGATGGCGCCCGATTTCTGTGCCTGCATCACCGGCGTCACCAGGCGCGCCATGCGCACGACATTGAGCAGGTAGAAATCCATGCCGCGGTGCCAGTCGTCGTCGCTGATCTCCAGTACCGGGCCTTTTGGTCCATGGCCGGCGCCGTTGACCACGGCGTCGATGCGGCCGAAGCGTTCCATGGTCAGCTCGAAGAACCGCTTCAGGTCGTCGGGTTCCAGATTGGAGCCGGTGAAGCCGAGTCCGCCCAACTCCCTGGCGAGCGCTTCGCCCTTGCCCGAAGACGACATCACCGCGACAGAAAATCCGTCGCCCGCAAGCTTGCGTGCGGCGGCCGCACCCATGCCCGATCCGCCGCCGACGATCATCGCGACCTTGACTGCCATCTGGTCTTTCCTTTCAGCTTTGGCGTTTTGACCCGCGTTCGCGCACCAAAGCCGCCATCGCCGGGTTGTTATGCGCGCTCGCGGCATCCTCCAGTCCGGCGGTCACGCCGGCGATGTCGGCCTCCGGCCGGTTCTGGCTGACCTTCCACTTGCCTTCGATTTCGGCAATCGCGATCTCGACGCCGACGATGCCTTTCAGCTGTGCCTCGACGAAGGGCGGCGGCGCGTCTTCGACGGCCCAGGGAGCGGCGCGCTTGCCTTCATGCTCGCCGGTGATCAGGCCGACCTGGTGCCGGAGCCAGTCGCGATCCTCGATCGCCCGCGCCGGGCCGCGCACCTGGACGACGGCATAGTTCCAGGTCGGCACCACCTTGCCGGTCTCGGCCTTGGCGGCGTACCAGCTCGGCGAGATGTAGGCCTCTTCACCCTGGAACACGACCAGTACCCTGGCGCCGTCGCGGATGGCTTGCCATTGCCGGTTGGCGCGCGCCATGTGGCCGAGAAGCCGCCCCTTGCCGGGCGCGCCGTCGAGATGGAACGGAATGAGGTTGGCGACCGGCGCGCCGTCGGCCTCGGCGGTGATCAGCAGGCCGAGCGGATGCGCCCTTATCAGCGCATGCTGCGTCGCAGGATCGTCCTCGCGGAAATGCGGCGGCTGGTACATCTACGCAATCTCCGCCCCCAGCCCCGTCATCAGCGTCAGAAATTCGGGGAAGCTGGTCGCGATCATGGCCCGGTCGTCGATCGTCACCGGCTTTTCTGCCGCCAGGCCCATCACCAGGAACGCCATGGCGATGCGGTGGTCGAGGTGGGTCTCGACCGTGCCGCCGCCGATGCCCTTGCCGTCGGGACGGCCGCGCACGACGAGCGTGTCGGCACCCTCTTCGCAGTCGACACCGTTCGCTTCCAGCCCGCGCGCCACAGCGGCAAGGCGGTCGCTTTCCTTGACCCGCAATTCATCGAGGCCCAGCATTTTGGTCTCGCCTTTCGCGAAGGCGGCGGCGACGGCGAGCACCGGGTATTCGTCGATCATCGACGGCGCGCGTTCCGGCGGCACGACAACGCCCGCAAGTTCCGAGGCCCGTACCCGCAGATCGGCAACCTCTTCGCCGCCGGTGTCGCGGCGGTTCTCGAAAGAGATGTCGGCACCCATCTCGATCAGGGTGGTAACCAGCCCGGTACGGCTTTCGTTCATCAGCACGTTTTCGATCACGACGTCGGAACCGGGCACGATCAGCGCCGCCACCAGCGGGAAGGCGGCGGACGACGGGTCGCCCGGCACCGCGATCACCTGTCCCGCCAGCCTGCCCTGCCCTTCGACGCGGATGTGGCGTTCGCCGTCGGCCGGGGTCTCGACCTCGATCGCCGCGCCGAAGCCGGCCAGCATCTTTTCGGTATGGTCGCGTGTTTTCACCGGTTCGATGACTGTGGTGACGCCGCGCGCGTTGAGTCCGGCGAGCAGCACGGCCGACTTCACCTGCGCCGACGGCATCGGCACCCGGTACGTGATCGGCGCGGCGTGGCGCGGCCCGCGCAGCGTCAGCGGCATGCGATCGCCGGCGCCGGCTTCCAGAACCTGCACGCCCATCTGCCGCAGCGGGTCGAGCACACGGCCCATCGGGCGCTTCGACAGCGATGCGTCGCCGATGAAGCGCGTCGTCATCTCGTAGGGACCGACCAGGCCCATCGTCAGGCGCGAACCGGTGCCGGCATTACCGAAGTCGAGCGGCGCTTCCGGTTCCAGGAGGCAGCCATTGCCGGTGCCGGTGACGATCCATTCCGAGCCTTGCCGAGTGATACGGGCGCCCATGGCGCGCATGGCATCGCCGGTGCGCAGGACGTCCTCGCCCTCCAGCAGGCCAGTGATGCGGGTTTCGCCAGAGGCGAGCCCGCCCAGCATCAATGAGCGGTGCGAGATCGACTTGTCGCCCGGCACCCGTACTTGGCCTGCGAGCGCTGGCGATTTGCTGGCCGTTGCCGGCATGGGTTTGGCGTGAGCGTTCATGGTGCTGGTCCCGGCGTCTCCGGCGTCCGCATCCGAAGCGGGATTCAGGTTCGCCGGCGGCGGTTTCCTATCACGGCTTTGCATGCCGGTCATCCCTGCCCGGCAAGCCGACGCGCACCGGGAAAAACTGCAGCCATTTGCCTTTGACAGCCGGGCATTCTGTGTTTATGGGGACCGATCTTTTTTTCAGGAAGCAGGCCCGCCAGAAACGAGGCGCCCGGCGGCACAGCCGGACGGATGCGGGCCGCCATCACGACGAGGGTTGCCGTGGCGAAACCGGAATTAGGCACCAAGCGCATCTGCCCCGAGACCGGGCGCAAATTCTACGATCTGAACAAGGATCCGATCGTGTCGCCCTATACTGGCGCGACCTACCCGCTCTCCTACTTCGAGGATGGCTCCTCGGTGGAGGAGGAAGAGGAAGTGGTCGAAAAGGAACTCGATGCAGAGGAGAGCGGCGCCGAAATCG contains:
- a CDS encoding TIGR02300 family protein gives rise to the protein MAKPELGTKRICPETGRKFYDLNKDPIVSPYTGATYPLSYFEDGSSVEEEEEVVEKELDAEESGAEIVSLEEADEEESGKSSDNAPDVDGDDDDDDVDLGDDDDDTFLEDEEEDDDVSGIIGVGGEDDEET
- a CDS encoding SDR family oxidoreductase, translating into MAVKVAMIVGGGSGMGAAAARKLAGDGFSVAVMSSSGKGEALARELGGLGFTGSNLEPDDLKRFFELTMERFGRIDAVVNGAGHGPKGPVLEISDDDWHRGMDFYLLNVVRMARLVTPVMQAQKSGAIVNISTYATFEPEAAFPTSGVFRAGLAAFTKLFADEYAGANIRMNNVLPGFIDSLPEKEDRRSRIPMGRYGTVDEVAELIAFLASEKSGYITGQNFRIDGGITRGV
- a CDS encoding FMN-binding negative transcriptional regulator, with amino-acid sequence MYQPPHFREDDPATQHALIRAHPLGLLITAEADGAPVANLIPFHLDGAPGKGRLLGHMARANRQWQAIRDGARVLVVFQGEEAYISPSWYAAKAETGKVVPTWNYAVVQVRGPARAIEDRDWLRHQVGLITGEHEGKRAAPWAVEDAPPPFVEAQLKGIVGVEIAIAEIEGKWKVSQNRPEADIAGVTAGLEDAASAHNNPAMAALVRERGSKRQS
- the aroA gene encoding 3-phosphoshikimate 1-carboxyvinyltransferase, with amino-acid sequence MNAHAKPMPATASKSPALAGQVRVPGDKSISHRSLMLGGLASGETRITGLLEGEDVLRTGDAMRAMGARITRQGSEWIVTGTGNGCLLEPEAPLDFGNAGTGSRLTMGLVGPYEMTTRFIGDASLSKRPMGRVLDPLRQMGVQVLEAGAGDRMPLTLRGPRHAAPITYRVPMPSAQVKSAVLLAGLNARGVTTVIEPVKTRDHTEKMLAGFGAAIEVETPADGERHIRVEGQGRLAGQVIAVPGDPSSAAFPLVAALIVPGSDVVIENVLMNESRTGLVTTLIEMGADISFENRRDTGGEEVADLRVRASELAGVVVPPERAPSMIDEYPVLAVAAAFAKGETKMLGLDELRVKESDRLAAVARGLEANGVDCEEGADTLVVRGRPDGKGIGGGTVETHLDHRIAMAFLVMGLAAEKPVTIDDRAMIATSFPEFLTLMTGLGAEIA